From one Triticum urartu cultivar G1812 chromosome 3, Tu2.1, whole genome shotgun sequence genomic stretch:
- the LOC125543891 gene encoding protein HASTY 1 isoform X1 — protein sequence MAADPAADSVAAAISAAMDWRSSPDARNAAFAYLESVKSGDVRALASTSFLLVRKHQASEIRLHGFKMLQHLVRLRWEELSVAERNEFANLTINLLSEVIGPHEEWALKSQTAALVAEVVRREGVTLLNTLLPSIVSLSNTGPVEAELGSMILRWLPEDITVHNEDLEGDKRRALLRGLTEALPQILPLLYSLVEKHFVAALSEHTRQQMELAKHHVGTVTAVLNAINAYAEWAPVTDLAKYGLIHGCGSLLSYSDFRLLACEFFKIVCHRKRPADVAVCEYDAAMSNIFQVLMNISQEFLTKSRMQPMAIDESEYEFGVCICETVVALGSSNMQCILVDGARTSHFLQQMLEYYQHYRIALHFQSLLFWLVALREPSKAKSVARVSGDTSPAGNFGSVGVSSTEKEKKGVSLFITDEIYSTLLDVSFKRMLKKSANSSSSLLELWNEELEGKSDFSNYRTKLLDLIRVIASQRPVIAAANIVQRINVVSGDANQTTKSPQDLDAMVGAQLGLETVVSAIFDGSGDYAKTDHEAKFQIHRTFEGLLQQLLSLKWTEPSLIVIHGHYLDSLGLYLRHYPDVVASVVNKLFELLTSLPITIQQQGPSNNSRQARLQICSSFIRISRAADKALLPHMKNIADTMAYLQGEGRLLRAEHDHLCEAFLIMASSSGIQQQQEVLAWLLEPLNKTWTQVEWQTAYLSDPSGLTDMFADTQFMWSIYHTVTFFEKALKRSGTKRSTTAPQAAITTTTATGYLHPMSSHLSWILPPLLRLLRCIHALWAEPFAQSLTGEIKAAKSMTISEQASLLGETSKPTKGQVAPADGLLDVQREGESKENNIRNWLRGVRDSGYNLIGLAATLGEAFFRCIDGSSVILALMENVQVMEFRHLRQLMHLAVVPLVKYCPAELWQIWTANLLQPIFVHCQQALDYSWSSLLREGRAKVPDSFGNLSGSELKVEVMEEKLLRDLTREVCSVLWVLALPGLNSGLPSLEQLGPVNRIDSSLKSLESFASSSLTGFLMLNVGTALPALRITVEVFSWTDSEAVTKVIPFCGALIHLAVATNRAELRQFVGNDLFSSIIQGLSVELNAVVSAELIGLCREIYLYLSDKDSAPKQVLLSLSDMKQEDLLAFDDCLSKTASPKEQKQHMRNLLLLATGNKLKALASQKTTNIITNVTSRNRGTVAHHGPSAEEDDHIGLAGLS from the exons ATGGCCGCGGACCCTGCCGCGGACTCCGTGGCTGCGGCGATCTCCGCTGCGATGGACTGGCGATCTTCTCCCGACGCCCGTAACGCCGCCTTCGCCTATCTCGAATCG GTCAAAAGTGGAGATGTCCGAGCGTTAGCGAGCACATCTTTTCTATTGGTCCGGAAGCACCAGGCTTCAGAGATCCGACTACATGGGTTTAAAATGTTGCAG CACTTGGTGAGATTGAGATGGGAGGAACTCAGTGTTGCAGAACGAAATGAATTTGCTAACTTGACCATCAATTTGTTGTCAGAGGTTATTGGTCCTCATGAGGAGTGGGCTTTGAAGAGTCAAACAGCTGCATTAGTAGCAGAG GTAGTTAGAAGAGAGGGGGTTACATTGTTAAATACATTACTTCCCTCTATTGTTTCTCTGTCTAACACTGGCCCTGTTGAG GCTGAGCTAGGTTCTATGATTCTAAGGTGGCTTCCAGAGGATATCACTGTTCACAACGAGGATTTAGAAG GTGATAAACGACGAGCACTGTTGCGTGGCCTTACCGAGGCACTGCCACAAATTCTACCTCTGTTATATTCT CTAGTTGAGAAACATTTTGTAGCCGCTTTAAGCGAGCACACGAGGCAGCAAATGGAGTTGGCTAAACATCATGTAGGGACAGTAACAGCTGTTCTAAATGCCATCAATGCATACGCTGAATGGGCTCCTGTAACAGATCTTGCCAAATATGGTTTAATTCATGG ATGTGGGTCCTTGCTTTCTTACAGTGATTTTCGCCTCCTTGCTTGCGAGTTCTTTAAAATAGTTTGTCACAG AAAACGACCTGCAGATGTTGCAGTTTGCGAGTATGATGCAGCAATGAGCAACATTTTCCAGGTGTTGATGAACATCTCCCAAGAATTTTTAACCAAATCTAGGATGCAGCCCATGGCTATTGATGAAAGTGAATACGAGTTTGGAGTTTGTATTTGCGAGACAGTAGTTGCTCTAGGTTCTTCTAACATGCAGTGCATACTGGTTGATGGAGCTAGAACTTCACACTTCCTACAACAA ATGCTGGAATATTACCAACATTACAGGATTGCACTCCATTTCCAATCTTTGTTGTTTTGGCTG GTGGCATTGAGGGAACCATCGAAAGCTAAGTCTGTTGCTCGTGTTTCTGGTGATACCTCTCCTGCTGGAAATTTTGGTTCTGTTGGTGTCAGTTCAACTGAAAAGGAGAAAAAAGGGGTGTCATTATTTATTACCGATGAAATATACAGTACACTATTGGACGTTTCTTTCAAAAGAATGCTTAAGAAAAGTGCGAATTCATCTTCAAGTCTGTTGGAACTATGGAATGAAGAGCTTGAGGGGAAGAGTGACTTCAGCAACTATCGTACCAAATTG CTGGATCTCATAAGAGTTATTGCTTCTCAAAGGCCTGTTATTGCTGCAGCAAACATTGTACAGAGAATAAATGTTGTTTCTGGAGATGCTAATCAAACAACAAAATCCCCCCAG GATCTTGACGCTATGGTAGGTGCCCAGCTGGGTCTTGAAACAGTTGTTAGTGCCATATTTGATGGCTCGGGTGATTATGCAAAGACTGACCATGAGGCAAAATTCCAAATTCACAGGACTTTTGAAG GCTTACTTCAGCAGCTTCTTTCTTTGAAGTGGACAGAACCTAGCCTCAtagttattcatggtcattattTGGATTCTCTGGGTCTGTACTTGAGACATTATCCAGATGTAGTTGCTAGTGTTGTGAACAAGCTTTTTGAACTATTGACATCTCTCCCGATTACAATTCAG CAACAGGGTCCATCAAATAATTCCCGGCAAGCTAGGTTACAGATTTGCTCATCATTCATTCGCATATCAAGAGCTGCTGATAAAGCACTTCTGCCTCATATGAAG AACATTGCCGATACCATGGCTTACCTTCAAGGAGAGGGCCGCTTACTACGGGCTGAGCATGATCACCTATGTGAAGCGTTTCTTATTATGGCCTCCTCGTCTGG GATTCAACAGCAACAGGAAGTCCTGGCCTGGTTACTTGAACCTCTTAACAAAACATGGACCCAAGTGGAATGGCAAACTGCATACTTGTCTGACCCATCTGGCTTGACAGACATGTTCGCTGACACCCAATTTATGTGGTCAATTTATCACACGGTTACGTTCTTTGAGAAGGCACTCAAACGGAGCGGTACCAAAAGGTCTACAACAGCTCCGCAAGCAGCCATCACCACAACAACAGCAACTGGTTATCTGCATCCGATGTcttcacatctatcatggattcTGCCCCCTCTCTTAAGG CTGCTGAGATGTATACATGCACTTTGGGCTGAGCCATTTGCTCAGTCGCTGACAGGAGAAATCAAAGCGGCCAAAAGCATGACTATCTCGGAGCAGGCCAGTCTGCTGGGAGAGACAAGTAAACCTACCAAGGGCCAGGTTGCACCTGCTGATGGATTACTGGATGTTCAAAGGGAGGGAGAGTCTAAGGAAAATAACATAAGAAACTGGTTACGAGGCGTCCGTGACAGTGG GTACAATCTTATAGGATTAGCAGCTACTCTTGGTGAGGCATTTTTCCGATGCATAGATGGTTCCTCTGTCATCCTTGCTCTTATGGAGAATGTGCAAGTTATGGAGTTTCGTCATTTGCGCCAACTCATGCACCTTGCTGTTGTTCCTTTGGTTAAATATTGCCCTGCTGAACTATGGCAGATATGGACAGCGAACCTTTTGCAGCCAATATTTGTTCATTGTCAGCAAGCTCTTGATTATTCATGGTCCAGTCTTCTACGCGAGGGACGAGCTAAGGTTCCTGATAGCTTCGGTAATCTTTCTGGGTCAGAACTTAAGGTTGAGGTGATGGAAGAGAAGCTGTTACGAGACTTGACTCGTGAAGTTTGTTCTGTGCTTTGGGTTTTAGCATTACCTGGTTTGAACAGTGGACTTCCATCTTTGGAACAACTTGGACCTGTCAACCGGATTGATTCTTCTCTTAAAAGTCTGGAGTCATTTGCTTCCAGCTCTCTTACCGG ATTTCTTATGCTTAATGTTGGCACTGCCCTTCCTGCTTTGAGAATAACTGTTGAAGTGTTCAGTTGGACAGATAGTGAAGCAGTGACTAAAGTAATACCCTTTTGTGGTGCATTGATTCACCTTGCCGTTGCAACAAACCGGGCTGAGCTGAGGCAGTTTGTTGGGAACGATCTATTTTCGTCTATAATACAGGGCTTATCTGTTGAGTTGAATGCCGTTGTTAGTGCAGAGCTTATTGGACTTTGTCGAGAAATATATCTTTATCTGTCAGACAAAGATTCTGCACCTAAACAG
- the LOC125543891 gene encoding protein HASTY 1 isoform X2 — translation MAADPAADSVAAAISAAMDWRSSPDARNAAFAYLESVKSGDVRALASTSFLLVRKHQASEIRLHGFKMLQHLVRLRWEELSVAERNEFANLTINLLSEVIGPHEEWALKSQTAALVAEVVRREGVTLLNTLLPSIVSLSNTGPVEAELGSMILRWLPEDITVHNEDLEGDKRRALLRGLTEALPQILPLLYSLVEKHFVAALSEHTRQQMELAKHHVGTVTAVLNAINAYAEWAPVTDLAKYGLIHGCGSLLSYSDFRLLACEFFKIVCHRKRPADVAVCEYDAAMSNIFQVLMNISQEFLTKSRMQPMAIDESEYEFGVCICETVVALGSSNMQCILVDGARTSHFLQQMLEYYQHYRIALHFQSLLFWLVALREPSKAKSVARVSGDTSPAGNFGSVGVSSTEKEKKGVSLFITDEIYSTLLDVSFKRMLKKSANSSSSLLELWNEELEGKSDFSNYRTKLLDLIRVIASQRPVIAAANIVQRINVVSGDANQTTKSPQDLDAMVGAQLGLETVVSAIFDGSGDYAKTDHEAKFQIHRTFEGLLQQLLSLKWTEPSLIVIHGHYLDSLGLYLRHYPDVVASVVNKLFELLTSLPITIQGPSNNSRQARLQICSSFIRISRAADKALLPHMKNIADTMAYLQGEGRLLRAEHDHLCEAFLIMASSSGIQQQQEVLAWLLEPLNKTWTQVEWQTAYLSDPSGLTDMFADTQFMWSIYHTVTFFEKALKRSGTKRSTTAPQAAITTTTATGYLHPMSSHLSWILPPLLRLLRCIHALWAEPFAQSLTGEIKAAKSMTISEQASLLGETSKPTKGQVAPADGLLDVQREGESKENNIRNWLRGVRDSGYNLIGLAATLGEAFFRCIDGSSVILALMENVQVMEFRHLRQLMHLAVVPLVKYCPAELWQIWTANLLQPIFVHCQQALDYSWSSLLREGRAKVPDSFGNLSGSELKVEVMEEKLLRDLTREVCSVLWVLALPGLNSGLPSLEQLGPVNRIDSSLKSLESFASSSLTGFLMLNVGTALPALRITVEVFSWTDSEAVTKVIPFCGALIHLAVATNRAELRQFVGNDLFSSIIQGLSVELNAVVSAELIGLCREIYLYLSDKDSAPKQVLLSLSDMKQEDLLAFDDCLSKTASPKEQKQHMRNLLLLATGNKLKALASQKTTNIITNVTSRNRGTVAHHGPSAEEDDHIGLAGLS, via the exons ATGGCCGCGGACCCTGCCGCGGACTCCGTGGCTGCGGCGATCTCCGCTGCGATGGACTGGCGATCTTCTCCCGACGCCCGTAACGCCGCCTTCGCCTATCTCGAATCG GTCAAAAGTGGAGATGTCCGAGCGTTAGCGAGCACATCTTTTCTATTGGTCCGGAAGCACCAGGCTTCAGAGATCCGACTACATGGGTTTAAAATGTTGCAG CACTTGGTGAGATTGAGATGGGAGGAACTCAGTGTTGCAGAACGAAATGAATTTGCTAACTTGACCATCAATTTGTTGTCAGAGGTTATTGGTCCTCATGAGGAGTGGGCTTTGAAGAGTCAAACAGCTGCATTAGTAGCAGAG GTAGTTAGAAGAGAGGGGGTTACATTGTTAAATACATTACTTCCCTCTATTGTTTCTCTGTCTAACACTGGCCCTGTTGAG GCTGAGCTAGGTTCTATGATTCTAAGGTGGCTTCCAGAGGATATCACTGTTCACAACGAGGATTTAGAAG GTGATAAACGACGAGCACTGTTGCGTGGCCTTACCGAGGCACTGCCACAAATTCTACCTCTGTTATATTCT CTAGTTGAGAAACATTTTGTAGCCGCTTTAAGCGAGCACACGAGGCAGCAAATGGAGTTGGCTAAACATCATGTAGGGACAGTAACAGCTGTTCTAAATGCCATCAATGCATACGCTGAATGGGCTCCTGTAACAGATCTTGCCAAATATGGTTTAATTCATGG ATGTGGGTCCTTGCTTTCTTACAGTGATTTTCGCCTCCTTGCTTGCGAGTTCTTTAAAATAGTTTGTCACAG AAAACGACCTGCAGATGTTGCAGTTTGCGAGTATGATGCAGCAATGAGCAACATTTTCCAGGTGTTGATGAACATCTCCCAAGAATTTTTAACCAAATCTAGGATGCAGCCCATGGCTATTGATGAAAGTGAATACGAGTTTGGAGTTTGTATTTGCGAGACAGTAGTTGCTCTAGGTTCTTCTAACATGCAGTGCATACTGGTTGATGGAGCTAGAACTTCACACTTCCTACAACAA ATGCTGGAATATTACCAACATTACAGGATTGCACTCCATTTCCAATCTTTGTTGTTTTGGCTG GTGGCATTGAGGGAACCATCGAAAGCTAAGTCTGTTGCTCGTGTTTCTGGTGATACCTCTCCTGCTGGAAATTTTGGTTCTGTTGGTGTCAGTTCAACTGAAAAGGAGAAAAAAGGGGTGTCATTATTTATTACCGATGAAATATACAGTACACTATTGGACGTTTCTTTCAAAAGAATGCTTAAGAAAAGTGCGAATTCATCTTCAAGTCTGTTGGAACTATGGAATGAAGAGCTTGAGGGGAAGAGTGACTTCAGCAACTATCGTACCAAATTG CTGGATCTCATAAGAGTTATTGCTTCTCAAAGGCCTGTTATTGCTGCAGCAAACATTGTACAGAGAATAAATGTTGTTTCTGGAGATGCTAATCAAACAACAAAATCCCCCCAG GATCTTGACGCTATGGTAGGTGCCCAGCTGGGTCTTGAAACAGTTGTTAGTGCCATATTTGATGGCTCGGGTGATTATGCAAAGACTGACCATGAGGCAAAATTCCAAATTCACAGGACTTTTGAAG GCTTACTTCAGCAGCTTCTTTCTTTGAAGTGGACAGAACCTAGCCTCAtagttattcatggtcattattTGGATTCTCTGGGTCTGTACTTGAGACATTATCCAGATGTAGTTGCTAGTGTTGTGAACAAGCTTTTTGAACTATTGACATCTCTCCCGATTACAATTCAG GGTCCATCAAATAATTCCCGGCAAGCTAGGTTACAGATTTGCTCATCATTCATTCGCATATCAAGAGCTGCTGATAAAGCACTTCTGCCTCATATGAAG AACATTGCCGATACCATGGCTTACCTTCAAGGAGAGGGCCGCTTACTACGGGCTGAGCATGATCACCTATGTGAAGCGTTTCTTATTATGGCCTCCTCGTCTGG GATTCAACAGCAACAGGAAGTCCTGGCCTGGTTACTTGAACCTCTTAACAAAACATGGACCCAAGTGGAATGGCAAACTGCATACTTGTCTGACCCATCTGGCTTGACAGACATGTTCGCTGACACCCAATTTATGTGGTCAATTTATCACACGGTTACGTTCTTTGAGAAGGCACTCAAACGGAGCGGTACCAAAAGGTCTACAACAGCTCCGCAAGCAGCCATCACCACAACAACAGCAACTGGTTATCTGCATCCGATGTcttcacatctatcatggattcTGCCCCCTCTCTTAAGG CTGCTGAGATGTATACATGCACTTTGGGCTGAGCCATTTGCTCAGTCGCTGACAGGAGAAATCAAAGCGGCCAAAAGCATGACTATCTCGGAGCAGGCCAGTCTGCTGGGAGAGACAAGTAAACCTACCAAGGGCCAGGTTGCACCTGCTGATGGATTACTGGATGTTCAAAGGGAGGGAGAGTCTAAGGAAAATAACATAAGAAACTGGTTACGAGGCGTCCGTGACAGTGG GTACAATCTTATAGGATTAGCAGCTACTCTTGGTGAGGCATTTTTCCGATGCATAGATGGTTCCTCTGTCATCCTTGCTCTTATGGAGAATGTGCAAGTTATGGAGTTTCGTCATTTGCGCCAACTCATGCACCTTGCTGTTGTTCCTTTGGTTAAATATTGCCCTGCTGAACTATGGCAGATATGGACAGCGAACCTTTTGCAGCCAATATTTGTTCATTGTCAGCAAGCTCTTGATTATTCATGGTCCAGTCTTCTACGCGAGGGACGAGCTAAGGTTCCTGATAGCTTCGGTAATCTTTCTGGGTCAGAACTTAAGGTTGAGGTGATGGAAGAGAAGCTGTTACGAGACTTGACTCGTGAAGTTTGTTCTGTGCTTTGGGTTTTAGCATTACCTGGTTTGAACAGTGGACTTCCATCTTTGGAACAACTTGGACCTGTCAACCGGATTGATTCTTCTCTTAAAAGTCTGGAGTCATTTGCTTCCAGCTCTCTTACCGG ATTTCTTATGCTTAATGTTGGCACTGCCCTTCCTGCTTTGAGAATAACTGTTGAAGTGTTCAGTTGGACAGATAGTGAAGCAGTGACTAAAGTAATACCCTTTTGTGGTGCATTGATTCACCTTGCCGTTGCAACAAACCGGGCTGAGCTGAGGCAGTTTGTTGGGAACGATCTATTTTCGTCTATAATACAGGGCTTATCTGTTGAGTTGAATGCCGTTGTTAGTGCAGAGCTTATTGGACTTTGTCGAGAAATATATCTTTATCTGTCAGACAAAGATTCTGCACCTAAACAG
- the LOC125543891 gene encoding protein HASTY 1 isoform X3, which translates to MAADPAADSVAAAISAAMDWRSSPDARNAAFAYLESVKSGDVRALASTSFLLVRKHQASEIRLHGFKMLQHLVRLRWEELSVAERNEFANLTINLLSEVIGPHEEWALKSQTAALVAEVVRREGVTLLNTLLPSIVSLSNTGPVEAELGSMILRWLPEDITVHNEDLEGDKRRALLRGLTEALPQILPLLYSLVEKHFVAALSEHTRQQMELAKHHVGTVTAVLNAINAYAEWAPVTDLAKYGLIHGCGSLLSYSDFRLLACEFFKIVCHRKRPADVAVCEYDAAMSNIFQVLMNISQEFLTKSRMQPMAIDESEYEFGVCICETVVALGSSNMQCILVDGARTSHFLQQMLEYYQHYRIALHFQSLLFWLVALREPSKAKSVARVSGDTSPAGNFGSVGVSSTEKEKKGVSLFITDEIYSTLLDVSFKRMLKKSANSSSSLLELWNEELEGKSDFSNYRTKLLDLIRVIASQRPVIAAANIVQRINVVSGDANQTTKSPQDLDAMVGAQLGLETVVSAIFDGSGDYAKTDHEAKFQIHRTFEGLLQQLLSLKWTEPSLIVIHGHYLDSLGLYLRHYPDVVASVVNKLFELLTSLPITIQQQGPSNNSRQARLQICSSFIRISRAADKALLPHMKNIADTMAYLQGEGRLLRAEHDHLCEAFLIMASSSGIQQQQEVLAWLLEPLNKTWTQVEWQTAYLSDPSGLTDMFADTQFMWSIYHTVTFFEKALKRSGTKRSTTAPQAAITTTTATGYLHPMSSHLSWILPPLLRSLTGEIKAAKSMTISEQASLLGETSKPTKGQVAPADGLLDVQREGESKENNIRNWLRGVRDSGYNLIGLAATLGEAFFRCIDGSSVILALMENVQVMEFRHLRQLMHLAVVPLVKYCPAELWQIWTANLLQPIFVHCQQALDYSWSSLLREGRAKVPDSFGNLSGSELKVEVMEEKLLRDLTREVCSVLWVLALPGLNSGLPSLEQLGPVNRIDSSLKSLESFASSSLTGFLMLNVGTALPALRITVEVFSWTDSEAVTKVIPFCGALIHLAVATNRAELRQFVGNDLFSSIIQGLSVELNAVVSAELIGLCREIYLYLSDKDSAPKQVLLSLSDMKQEDLLAFDDCLSKTASPKEQKQHMRNLLLLATGNKLKALASQKTTNIITNVTSRNRGTVAHHGPSAEEDDHIGLAGLS; encoded by the exons ATGGCCGCGGACCCTGCCGCGGACTCCGTGGCTGCGGCGATCTCCGCTGCGATGGACTGGCGATCTTCTCCCGACGCCCGTAACGCCGCCTTCGCCTATCTCGAATCG GTCAAAAGTGGAGATGTCCGAGCGTTAGCGAGCACATCTTTTCTATTGGTCCGGAAGCACCAGGCTTCAGAGATCCGACTACATGGGTTTAAAATGTTGCAG CACTTGGTGAGATTGAGATGGGAGGAACTCAGTGTTGCAGAACGAAATGAATTTGCTAACTTGACCATCAATTTGTTGTCAGAGGTTATTGGTCCTCATGAGGAGTGGGCTTTGAAGAGTCAAACAGCTGCATTAGTAGCAGAG GTAGTTAGAAGAGAGGGGGTTACATTGTTAAATACATTACTTCCCTCTATTGTTTCTCTGTCTAACACTGGCCCTGTTGAG GCTGAGCTAGGTTCTATGATTCTAAGGTGGCTTCCAGAGGATATCACTGTTCACAACGAGGATTTAGAAG GTGATAAACGACGAGCACTGTTGCGTGGCCTTACCGAGGCACTGCCACAAATTCTACCTCTGTTATATTCT CTAGTTGAGAAACATTTTGTAGCCGCTTTAAGCGAGCACACGAGGCAGCAAATGGAGTTGGCTAAACATCATGTAGGGACAGTAACAGCTGTTCTAAATGCCATCAATGCATACGCTGAATGGGCTCCTGTAACAGATCTTGCCAAATATGGTTTAATTCATGG ATGTGGGTCCTTGCTTTCTTACAGTGATTTTCGCCTCCTTGCTTGCGAGTTCTTTAAAATAGTTTGTCACAG AAAACGACCTGCAGATGTTGCAGTTTGCGAGTATGATGCAGCAATGAGCAACATTTTCCAGGTGTTGATGAACATCTCCCAAGAATTTTTAACCAAATCTAGGATGCAGCCCATGGCTATTGATGAAAGTGAATACGAGTTTGGAGTTTGTATTTGCGAGACAGTAGTTGCTCTAGGTTCTTCTAACATGCAGTGCATACTGGTTGATGGAGCTAGAACTTCACACTTCCTACAACAA ATGCTGGAATATTACCAACATTACAGGATTGCACTCCATTTCCAATCTTTGTTGTTTTGGCTG GTGGCATTGAGGGAACCATCGAAAGCTAAGTCTGTTGCTCGTGTTTCTGGTGATACCTCTCCTGCTGGAAATTTTGGTTCTGTTGGTGTCAGTTCAACTGAAAAGGAGAAAAAAGGGGTGTCATTATTTATTACCGATGAAATATACAGTACACTATTGGACGTTTCTTTCAAAAGAATGCTTAAGAAAAGTGCGAATTCATCTTCAAGTCTGTTGGAACTATGGAATGAAGAGCTTGAGGGGAAGAGTGACTTCAGCAACTATCGTACCAAATTG CTGGATCTCATAAGAGTTATTGCTTCTCAAAGGCCTGTTATTGCTGCAGCAAACATTGTACAGAGAATAAATGTTGTTTCTGGAGATGCTAATCAAACAACAAAATCCCCCCAG GATCTTGACGCTATGGTAGGTGCCCAGCTGGGTCTTGAAACAGTTGTTAGTGCCATATTTGATGGCTCGGGTGATTATGCAAAGACTGACCATGAGGCAAAATTCCAAATTCACAGGACTTTTGAAG GCTTACTTCAGCAGCTTCTTTCTTTGAAGTGGACAGAACCTAGCCTCAtagttattcatggtcattattTGGATTCTCTGGGTCTGTACTTGAGACATTATCCAGATGTAGTTGCTAGTGTTGTGAACAAGCTTTTTGAACTATTGACATCTCTCCCGATTACAATTCAG CAACAGGGTCCATCAAATAATTCCCGGCAAGCTAGGTTACAGATTTGCTCATCATTCATTCGCATATCAAGAGCTGCTGATAAAGCACTTCTGCCTCATATGAAG AACATTGCCGATACCATGGCTTACCTTCAAGGAGAGGGCCGCTTACTACGGGCTGAGCATGATCACCTATGTGAAGCGTTTCTTATTATGGCCTCCTCGTCTGG GATTCAACAGCAACAGGAAGTCCTGGCCTGGTTACTTGAACCTCTTAACAAAACATGGACCCAAGTGGAATGGCAAACTGCATACTTGTCTGACCCATCTGGCTTGACAGACATGTTCGCTGACACCCAATTTATGTGGTCAATTTATCACACGGTTACGTTCTTTGAGAAGGCACTCAAACGGAGCGGTACCAAAAGGTCTACAACAGCTCCGCAAGCAGCCATCACCACAACAACAGCAACTGGTTATCTGCATCCGATGTcttcacatctatcatggattcTGCCCCCTCTCTTAAGG TCGCTGACAGGAGAAATCAAAGCGGCCAAAAGCATGACTATCTCGGAGCAGGCCAGTCTGCTGGGAGAGACAAGTAAACCTACCAAGGGCCAGGTTGCACCTGCTGATGGATTACTGGATGTTCAAAGGGAGGGAGAGTCTAAGGAAAATAACATAAGAAACTGGTTACGAGGCGTCCGTGACAGTGG GTACAATCTTATAGGATTAGCAGCTACTCTTGGTGAGGCATTTTTCCGATGCATAGATGGTTCCTCTGTCATCCTTGCTCTTATGGAGAATGTGCAAGTTATGGAGTTTCGTCATTTGCGCCAACTCATGCACCTTGCTGTTGTTCCTTTGGTTAAATATTGCCCTGCTGAACTATGGCAGATATGGACAGCGAACCTTTTGCAGCCAATATTTGTTCATTGTCAGCAAGCTCTTGATTATTCATGGTCCAGTCTTCTACGCGAGGGACGAGCTAAGGTTCCTGATAGCTTCGGTAATCTTTCTGGGTCAGAACTTAAGGTTGAGGTGATGGAAGAGAAGCTGTTACGAGACTTGACTCGTGAAGTTTGTTCTGTGCTTTGGGTTTTAGCATTACCTGGTTTGAACAGTGGACTTCCATCTTTGGAACAACTTGGACCTGTCAACCGGATTGATTCTTCTCTTAAAAGTCTGGAGTCATTTGCTTCCAGCTCTCTTACCGG ATTTCTTATGCTTAATGTTGGCACTGCCCTTCCTGCTTTGAGAATAACTGTTGAAGTGTTCAGTTGGACAGATAGTGAAGCAGTGACTAAAGTAATACCCTTTTGTGGTGCATTGATTCACCTTGCCGTTGCAACAAACCGGGCTGAGCTGAGGCAGTTTGTTGGGAACGATCTATTTTCGTCTATAATACAGGGCTTATCTGTTGAGTTGAATGCCGTTGTTAGTGCAGAGCTTATTGGACTTTGTCGAGAAATATATCTTTATCTGTCAGACAAAGATTCTGCACCTAAACAG